Proteins encoded in a region of the Halioglobus maricola genome:
- a CDS encoding molybdopterin-containing oxidoreductase family protein translates to MTLKAALVATSSLLELVNTMTRKEVKTYCRFCHAYCPMVATVENDRLTALAPDTDNEIYGGYTCVKGRQMLEQIYQPERLQRSQKRQPDGSLEAIGSQQALDEIAAKLGEILAEHGPRAIASYNGTYSFQNSAAHAVARAFHGAIGSPSFYTSVTIDQPAKVAIAPTRMGAWTAGTHMWNDSDVSLVIGNNTLISHFSVPGGVPSFSPANALREGRKRGLKLIVIDPRESEVAKRADLHLQIKPGQDAALLACMIQIIIREELYDKDFCAEHTQGFEALDEATRRFTPEEVARAAGIPEEQIFAAARIFGAGPRGAAVTGTGPEMGPHPNLMQHLSQCLNAICGRHTRAGERVPNTGVLTPEAPVHAQAMPPQPQWLTEGVASRVVDDVFETTVLSPYGPLKEMPTGLMADEILTPGEGKIRALICVGGNPLLACPDQEKMHRALADLDLLVCIDIKESATAQMADYILAPKVCLEREDVTLLTDIWHDKPYSQYSPQVVPARGDEVEEWQVFWELGQRMELALELNGEPVDMSQLPPKLDLLRSMTRGSRVPIDDIVAREGGHVIDLPDVIAQAADPATRGYLELFPEGLDGELESAFADMHTVDDDFPLLLISRRMKYTHNSTGPELSLLRAKDSYNPTFMHSDDLTALGLTDGDEISVASRHGAIPGIVRRSDDIKPGVVSMSHSWGGSPDPSRGVDDQFREMGSNTNRLIDNLHQLERYSAMPRLSSIPVAICKRAP, encoded by the coding sequence ATGACCCTGAAGGCCGCCCTCGTGGCGACTTCTTCACTGCTTGAGTTAGTCAACACAATGACCCGCAAAGAAGTCAAAACGTATTGCCGTTTCTGTCACGCGTACTGCCCGATGGTTGCGACGGTGGAAAACGATCGACTGACCGCCCTGGCGCCCGACACCGACAATGAGATCTACGGCGGCTATACCTGCGTCAAGGGTCGCCAGATGCTGGAACAGATCTACCAGCCAGAGCGCCTGCAGCGATCACAGAAACGGCAGCCCGACGGTTCGCTGGAAGCTATCGGCAGCCAACAGGCACTGGATGAAATTGCGGCCAAGCTGGGCGAAATTCTGGCCGAGCATGGTCCGCGCGCCATTGCCAGCTATAACGGCACCTACTCATTCCAGAATTCGGCCGCTCACGCGGTGGCCCGCGCTTTCCACGGTGCAATAGGCTCACCGTCGTTCTATACCAGCGTTACTATCGATCAGCCTGCCAAAGTAGCCATTGCACCTACACGCATGGGTGCGTGGACCGCCGGCACGCATATGTGGAACGATTCCGACGTCTCACTGGTGATCGGCAACAACACCCTGATTTCGCACTTCTCAGTTCCCGGTGGCGTGCCCTCCTTCAGCCCCGCAAACGCTCTGCGCGAGGGCCGCAAACGCGGTTTGAAACTGATCGTGATCGACCCGCGTGAATCGGAGGTAGCCAAGCGCGCAGACCTGCATCTACAGATCAAGCCCGGCCAGGACGCCGCCCTGCTCGCCTGCATGATTCAAATCATCATCCGCGAAGAGCTGTACGACAAGGATTTCTGCGCCGAGCACACCCAGGGATTCGAGGCGCTCGACGAAGCGACTCGCCGATTTACGCCCGAGGAAGTCGCGCGCGCAGCGGGCATCCCGGAAGAACAAATATTTGCGGCAGCGCGTATCTTCGGCGCAGGCCCTCGCGGTGCCGCTGTCACCGGCACTGGTCCGGAGATGGGCCCACATCCCAATCTCATGCAACACCTATCACAGTGCCTGAATGCAATATGTGGTCGCCACACACGCGCAGGGGAGCGCGTGCCCAACACCGGCGTCCTCACACCTGAAGCACCAGTGCACGCCCAGGCCATGCCGCCCCAGCCTCAATGGCTGACCGAGGGTGTCGCCAGCCGCGTCGTCGATGATGTCTTCGAAACCACCGTGCTCTCCCCGTACGGCCCTCTCAAAGAAATGCCCACTGGCTTGATGGCCGATGAAATTCTCACCCCGGGAGAGGGCAAGATTCGCGCCCTGATATGTGTCGGCGGCAATCCATTGCTCGCCTGCCCTGACCAGGAAAAAATGCATAGAGCCCTGGCAGATCTCGACCTGCTGGTGTGCATAGACATCAAGGAATCCGCCACCGCACAGATGGCCGACTACATACTCGCGCCCAAGGTTTGTCTGGAGCGGGAAGATGTCACCCTGCTCACCGATATCTGGCACGACAAACCCTACAGCCAGTACAGCCCGCAGGTCGTTCCGGCACGCGGCGACGAGGTAGAAGAGTGGCAGGTTTTCTGGGAACTGGGCCAGCGCATGGAGTTGGCACTGGAACTCAATGGTGAACCAGTTGATATGTCCCAACTGCCTCCCAAGCTCGACTTGCTGCGCAGCATGACCCGAGGCTCTCGCGTGCCGATAGACGACATAGTGGCCCGCGAGGGAGGTCATGTTATCGACTTACCGGATGTCATTGCCCAAGCTGCTGACCCTGCAACCAGAGGCTATCTGGAACTTTTTCCAGAAGGTCTGGATGGAGAACTTGAGAGCGCATTCGCGGATATGCATACGGTGGATGACGATTTTCCTCTGCTGCTGATCAGCCGCCGCATGAAATACACCCACAACTCCACCGGTCCAGAACTGAGCCTGCTGCGCGCCAAGGACAGCTACAACCCAACGTTTATGCACTCTGACGATCTGACTGCGCTGGGACTGACTGATGGAGATGAAATCAGTGTGGCCTCACGTCACGGTGCGATACCCGGCATTGTGCGCCGCAGCGACGACATCAAACCCGGCGTTGTCTCCATGTCCCACAGCTGGGGCGGCAGCCCCGACCCGTCGCGCGGTGTTGATGATCAATTCCGCGAGATGGGCAGCAACACCAACCGGCTGATCGACAACCTGCATCAGCTCGAGCGCTATTCAGCCATGCCGCGTCTGAGCAGTATTCCAGTGGCTATTTGCAAACGTGCACCCTAA
- a CDS encoding Zn-ribbon domain-containing OB-fold protein, whose translation MNNRVAITEGLFTWPSEQPALLASRCNNCGIASFPAGQSCMACSGQDVSLEELPNRGTLWTWTIQQFMPKPPYASGETMETFKPYGVGYVELPGGVRVEGRLTESDPAKLAIGMEMEVVFETFRTEENGDEVVSFFFKPVAGA comes from the coding sequence ATGAACAACCGAGTAGCTATAACTGAAGGCCTTTTCACCTGGCCATCGGAACAGCCGGCCCTGCTGGCTAGCCGCTGCAATAACTGCGGCATTGCGAGCTTTCCTGCCGGGCAGTCCTGCATGGCATGCAGCGGACAGGATGTTTCTCTAGAGGAACTGCCGAATCGAGGCACGCTTTGGACATGGACGATTCAGCAGTTCATGCCAAAGCCTCCCTACGCCAGTGGCGAAACCATGGAGACGTTCAAACCCTATGGAGTGGGTTACGTCGAACTGCCAGGTGGTGTTCGGGTTGAGGGGCGCCTCACCGAAAGCGATCCCGCGAAACTGGCGATAGGAATGGAGATGGAAGTGGTTTTTGAAACCTTTCGCACAGAGGAAAACGGCGATGAGGTCGTTAGCTTCTTCTTTAAACCAGTAGCGGGAGCCTGA
- a CDS encoding dienelactone hydrolase family protein: protein MSKQGTPLKYYAGELQCCGEYFSPEGAGPFPVVLVVHAWDGLGDEVRSKCRRLTEDGYIGFALDVHGDGTFHTDFESVQEVLQPYMQDRAMLLTRLTAAIDAAANIPRADTARIGTMGYCFGGMCALDLARSGGPAIKAAASFHGLLAANDLGDSTITAPVLVLNGADDPMVPLEAIDAFQQEMSARGADWQLVNYGHTLHGFTRKVANNPERGILYNEKADQRSWRAMLDFFAEAL, encoded by the coding sequence GTGAGTAAACAAGGAACCCCACTAAAATACTACGCAGGCGAACTACAATGCTGCGGAGAATACTTCAGCCCTGAGGGTGCTGGCCCCTTCCCTGTGGTGCTGGTGGTACACGCCTGGGACGGCCTGGGAGACGAAGTACGCAGCAAGTGCCGCCGCCTCACCGAGGACGGCTATATCGGCTTCGCACTGGACGTTCATGGCGATGGCACCTTCCACACAGATTTCGAGAGCGTGCAGGAGGTGTTGCAGCCCTACATGCAAGATCGAGCCATGTTGCTCACGCGGCTCACTGCAGCTATCGACGCCGCGGCAAACATCCCTCGGGCCGACACGGCACGCATCGGCACAATGGGTTACTGCTTTGGCGGCATGTGCGCTCTTGATCTGGCCCGATCCGGGGGCCCTGCCATCAAAGCTGCTGCCTCATTCCACGGCCTGCTTGCGGCCAACGACCTGGGAGACTCCACCATCACGGCCCCCGTGCTGGTGCTCAATGGCGCAGATGACCCCATGGTGCCACTGGAGGCTATCGACGCCTTCCAGCAGGAGATGTCAGCGCGAGGAGCGGACTGGCAACTGGTGAACTATGGCCACACCCTGCACGGGTTCACGCGCAAGGTAGCAAACAATCCAGAGCGCGGTATTTTGTACAACGAGAAAGCCGACCAGCGTTCGTGGCGCGCCATGCTCGATTTCTTCGCCGAAGCGCTGTGA
- a CDS encoding putative quinol monooxygenase yields the protein MTVLVAGTIDILDGDREKALAASAALMDETRNQEGCRHYVWSADPTSDTRVYVYENWESSEALNAHLAGPYYLQMLGILGTYNVVNTEVTKFRSDLEEPVYDPEGRPRGDFFTA from the coding sequence ATGACCGTACTCGTAGCAGGTACCATCGACATTCTCGATGGCGACCGCGAAAAAGCCCTCGCCGCCTCAGCGGCGCTGATGGACGAAACACGCAACCAGGAAGGCTGCCGGCACTATGTCTGGTCTGCCGACCCGACCTCGGACACCCGGGTCTACGTCTACGAAAACTGGGAAAGTTCTGAAGCCCTGAACGCCCACCTGGCAGGCCCCTACTACTTGCAAATGCTCGGCATTCTCGGCACATACAACGTCGTCAATACCGAAGTCACGAAGTTTAGGTCCGACCTCGAAGAACCCGTCTATGACCCTGAAGGCCGCCCTCGTGGCGACTTCTTCACTGCTTGA
- a CDS encoding nuclear transport factor 2 family protein has translation MNNIEDELTLQDLMATYVDAANRRDGNAWASTWAEDGCWNLMGMEVEGREAILALWRQVLAGFEFAVLMPSSHRFEINSDRATGHWYLQEFTRDLEGQSMFALSRYDDEYVRVNGRWLFKRRSYQFIYQGPAELPGDYTALG, from the coding sequence ATGAACAACATCGAAGATGAACTGACCCTGCAAGACCTGATGGCCACCTACGTGGACGCAGCCAACCGCCGCGACGGCAACGCCTGGGCGAGCACCTGGGCTGAGGATGGCTGCTGGAACCTGATGGGGATGGAGGTTGAGGGCCGGGAGGCCATCCTCGCCTTGTGGCGCCAGGTGTTGGCCGGCTTTGAGTTTGCCGTGCTCATGCCCTCTTCCCATCGGTTTGAGATCAACAGCGATCGGGCCACAGGCCATTGGTATCTGCAAGAGTTCACTCGCGACCTGGAGGGACAGTCGATGTTCGCCCTCAGTCGCTACGACGATGAATACGTGCGGGTAAATGGCCGCTGGCTGTTCAAACGGCGCAGCTACCAATTCATCTACCAGGGCCCGGCGGAACTCCCGGGAGACTACACCGCACTAGGTTAG
- a CDS encoding MaoC family dehydratase — translation MKWSEGDSIPEWVMPEVSAERMRTMAALLRDPNPLHWDREAVAALPMNLGHRTINQGPLGLSYMVNMLQAWAGPACIRRLVTRFPQVVLDGECVVARGKVTRVSVENGEHIADCDIWLEHAERGVLLEGEARVALPD, via the coding sequence GTGAAGTGGTCCGAGGGAGACTCCATACCCGAGTGGGTGATGCCTGAAGTTTCCGCCGAGCGGATGCGCACCATGGCTGCGCTACTGCGCGATCCAAACCCGCTTCACTGGGACCGGGAGGCCGTTGCAGCCTTACCTATGAACCTCGGTCACCGAACGATCAACCAGGGTCCACTGGGCCTCAGCTATATGGTCAACATGCTGCAAGCCTGGGCAGGGCCGGCCTGTATCCGCCGGCTGGTGACACGCTTTCCGCAGGTGGTGCTGGACGGTGAATGTGTCGTTGCGCGCGGCAAGGTAACCAGAGTCAGCGTTGAGAACGGCGAGCATATCGCCGATTGCGACATCTGGTTAGAGCACGCCGAACGCGGCGTGTTGCTGGAGGGCGAAGCACGGGTGGCACTGCCGGACTGA
- a CDS encoding nitroreductase family protein: MTKLNLTADEVLSTTRAVRKRLNFDRPVEDTLLRECLEIALQAPSGSNSQGWQFMLVTDREKISAIAEYYRQAFATYEASEAQPMKQHLDDPGMATTQARVLNSAQFLAANLHRAPAVLIPCMQGRPDTPGLPAGIIAGMYGSIIPATWSFMLAARERGLGTCWTTLHLNYEQEVAQLLSIPEGYTQVALIPIAYTQGTQFSPAPRKSLEDCLHLNSWQTSSAE, encoded by the coding sequence ATGACCAAACTCAACCTGACAGCTGACGAAGTACTATCCACCACCCGCGCCGTGCGCAAGCGACTCAACTTTGACCGCCCGGTTGAAGACACACTGCTACGCGAATGCCTGGAGATTGCCTTGCAGGCACCTTCCGGCTCTAACTCCCAGGGCTGGCAGTTCATGCTGGTGACCGACCGGGAGAAAATCAGCGCCATCGCTGAATACTACCGCCAGGCCTTCGCCACTTACGAGGCCAGCGAAGCCCAGCCAATGAAACAACACCTGGATGATCCCGGCATGGCCACCACTCAGGCGCGAGTGCTCAACTCAGCCCAGTTTCTTGCCGCCAACCTGCACCGGGCTCCAGCGGTACTAATCCCCTGTATGCAGGGACGACCGGATACGCCTGGATTACCGGCGGGCATCATCGCCGGCATGTACGGTTCTATCATCCCTGCAACCTGGAGTTTCATGCTTGCCGCCCGCGAGCGCGGTCTGGGCACCTGCTGGACCACCCTGCATCTAAACTACGAACAAGAAGTCGCACAGCTGCTGTCCATTCCTGAGGGTTATACCCAGGTGGCCCTGATTCCGATCGCGTACACCCAGGGCACGCAGTTCTCGCCGGCACCGCGCAAATCCCTTGAGGATTGCCTGCACCTGAATAGCTGGCAAACTAGCAGCGCTGAATAA
- a CDS encoding thiolase family protein → MDMDVAIVGIGIHPFGRTPGLSGMQQGAVAARDALKDAGIEWKDIQFAFGGSASSGNADALSNELGLTGIPFMNVANGCATGGSSLISAYNTIKSGLFDLGMVTGFDKHDRGAFDADPEALGLGRWYGEVGMMLTTQFFAMKIQKYMHQYGISKETLARVAEKAFLNGSLNPNAWRRQPVSVEEIAGAMMVNDPLTKYMFCAPAEGGVALVLCRADKARQYTDTPIYLKSAVLKSRRYGSFEVFAPSQALVEAEGPTYDAAKAAFEMAGVGPADIDVMQLQDTESGAEIMHMAENGFCEHGEQEHLIQSGATRIDGSMPVNTDGGCLANGEPIGASGLRQVYETVLQLRHAAGDHQVPGEPRLGYTHVYGAPGISAVTILQR, encoded by the coding sequence ATGGATATGGATGTAGCCATCGTAGGTATCGGTATTCACCCGTTTGGACGGACCCCGGGGCTTTCAGGCATGCAGCAGGGCGCTGTTGCGGCTCGTGATGCTCTCAAGGACGCGGGAATTGAGTGGAAGGATATTCAGTTTGCCTTTGGGGGCAGTGCCAGTTCGGGCAATGCCGATGCGTTGAGCAATGAGCTCGGCCTTACTGGTATTCCCTTTATGAACGTGGCCAACGGTTGCGCCACCGGCGGAAGTTCGCTGATTTCTGCCTACAACACCATCAAGTCAGGCTTGTTCGATCTCGGCATGGTGACAGGTTTCGACAAGCACGACCGTGGCGCTTTTGACGCCGATCCTGAAGCGCTGGGGCTCGGCCGTTGGTACGGTGAAGTCGGCATGATGCTGACCACACAGTTCTTCGCCATGAAGATCCAGAAATACATGCACCAGTACGGTATCAGTAAAGAAACCCTGGCGAGAGTGGCAGAGAAAGCCTTCCTGAATGGCTCTCTTAACCCCAATGCCTGGCGCCGTCAGCCAGTTTCGGTAGAGGAAATCGCGGGCGCCATGATGGTGAACGATCCACTGACCAAGTACATGTTCTGTGCGCCTGCAGAAGGGGGCGTTGCGTTGGTGCTGTGTCGCGCCGACAAGGCCAGGCAATATACCGACACCCCGATTTACCTGAAGTCCGCCGTCCTGAAATCTCGCCGTTACGGCTCCTTCGAGGTATTCGCGCCCAGTCAGGCACTCGTCGAGGCGGAAGGGCCCACTTACGATGCGGCCAAGGCCGCATTCGAAATGGCGGGAGTTGGCCCTGCAGATATTGATGTTATGCAGCTTCAGGATACCGAGTCTGGTGCCGAGATTATGCACATGGCAGAGAACGGTTTTTGTGAGCATGGCGAGCAGGAGCACTTGATTCAATCGGGCGCGACTCGAATCGACGGCAGTATGCCGGTCAACACCGATGGTGGTTGCCTGGCCAATGGAGAGCCGATCGGTGCGTCGGGCCTGCGTCAGGTGTATGAAACCGTATTGCAGTTGCGTCATGCCGCTGGCGACCACCAGGTGCCGGGAGAGCCCAGGCTGGGGTACACCCATGTTTATGGCGCGCCGGGTATCAGCGCAGTCACTATTTTACAGCGCTAG
- a CDS encoding acyl-CoA dehydrogenase family protein gives MDFSLTDEQVLLRESVGKYIQDAGGVERHRKLAVTEIGFDPAAWATFAELGWLALPFSEEQGGLGGSVTDLMVLSEALGRGLVREPYLHTAVTCGGLLAAFASEEQKQLYLPPLINGEAQWAFAFAEQSGGYAWDKITTSAGGELASLFLNGAKITALNAQIADHFLVTAMVDHELALLLVDGDSPGITRTCFTAVDGSKGAHLEFDAVAATLVCKLTVNELESALAPALIAIGGESLGAMQVLLEATVEYCKTREQFGQPIGKFQALQHRMADMYLKIEETRSLLYYAAILTDEGDDQAAAARAGMKVKLAEAGRFISHEAVQLHGGIGMTDELIVGHLFKRLLLLSKLFGDGDYHMERYLAQRAA, from the coding sequence GTGGACTTTTCTCTTACAGACGAACAGGTACTGCTACGCGAGAGCGTAGGGAAATACATTCAGGATGCCGGTGGCGTAGAGCGGCATCGCAAGCTCGCGGTCACTGAAATCGGGTTCGATCCCGCGGCGTGGGCTACCTTCGCGGAACTGGGGTGGCTGGCTTTGCCGTTCTCTGAAGAACAGGGTGGCCTGGGTGGATCGGTAACCGACTTGATGGTGCTGTCCGAGGCTTTGGGGCGGGGGCTCGTGCGAGAGCCCTACCTGCACACGGCGGTCACCTGCGGCGGCCTGTTGGCGGCGTTCGCTTCAGAGGAGCAAAAGCAGCTCTATTTGCCGCCGCTGATTAATGGCGAGGCCCAGTGGGCATTTGCCTTTGCCGAACAGAGCGGCGGTTATGCGTGGGACAAAATCACGACTTCTGCCGGAGGTGAGCTTGCAAGCCTGTTTCTCAATGGCGCCAAGATTACTGCGTTGAACGCCCAGATCGCGGACCATTTCCTGGTGACCGCGATGGTGGATCACGAGTTGGCGCTGCTGTTGGTTGATGGTGATAGTCCAGGCATTACGCGGACCTGTTTCACCGCGGTTGATGGCAGTAAGGGCGCACACCTGGAGTTTGATGCTGTCGCGGCAACACTGGTCTGCAAGCTGACAGTCAACGAGCTCGAGTCGGCGCTTGCCCCCGCGCTGATTGCGATAGGGGGCGAGTCGCTGGGTGCGATGCAGGTGCTACTGGAGGCAACGGTTGAATATTGTAAAACCCGAGAACAGTTCGGCCAGCCCATCGGTAAATTCCAGGCGCTGCAGCACCGCATGGCGGACATGTATCTGAAAATAGAAGAGACACGCTCGCTGCTGTATTACGCCGCGATTCTGACAGATGAAGGCGATGACCAAGCCGCAGCGGCCCGAGCGGGGATGAAGGTCAAGCTGGCTGAAGCGGGGCGCTTCATATCGCATGAAGCGGTGCAGTTGCACGGTGGTATAGGGATGACCGACGAGCTAATTGTCGGTCATCTGTTCAAACGCTTGCTGTTGCTGTCCAAACTGTTTGGTGACGGCGACTACCACATGGAGCGGTATCTGGCGCAGCGCGCCGCGTGA
- a CDS encoding TetR/AcrR family transcriptional regulator — translation MSKAKADATGASQDISWQAQKSAMTRDRILDAAINCFITLGYTNVTTAKVASEAGVSRGAMLHHFPSKTELIQAAVEYLHQQLLEDYSARVRKIPASAKGAKRRRAGVEAYWQHLTGDLFTAYHELCVAGRTDAELKDILEESTRRFDQHVAETNAELFSEWNGHGERFQIAMDLTKFLMEGMAVGQIVSNRDQRVNRMLDYLTDRLEEIFQEGESGAIGRHSARKK, via the coding sequence ATGAGTAAGGCAAAGGCGGACGCCACCGGAGCGAGCCAGGACATCAGCTGGCAGGCACAAAAAAGTGCCATGACCCGCGACCGCATTCTCGACGCAGCGATCAACTGCTTTATCACCCTGGGCTATACCAACGTCACAACGGCCAAGGTCGCCAGCGAGGCAGGCGTGTCCCGCGGCGCCATGCTGCACCACTTTCCGTCCAAGACCGAGCTTATTCAGGCAGCGGTGGAATACCTGCACCAGCAATTGCTGGAAGACTACAGTGCCCGGGTACGCAAAATTCCGGCTTCAGCCAAAGGCGCCAAGCGCCGCCGCGCCGGTGTAGAAGCGTATTGGCAACACCTCACCGGTGACCTGTTTACCGCCTACCACGAATTGTGTGTAGCCGGCCGCACCGATGCGGAGCTGAAAGACATTCTCGAAGAATCCACCCGTCGCTTTGACCAACATGTGGCCGAAACCAACGCCGAGCTATTCAGCGAATGGAATGGTCATGGCGAACGCTTCCAGATCGCAATGGACCTCACCAAATTTCTGATGGAAGGCATGGCGGTGGGACAGATCGTGAGTAACCGCGACCAACGCGTGAACCGCATGCTCGATTACCTGACAGATCGTCTGGAAGAGATATTCCAGGAGGGCGAATCAGGGGCTATTGGCCGCCATTCAGCCAGGAAAAAGTAA
- a CDS encoding carotenoid oxygenase family protein — MDLSAFPYLQGNYAPVSEERDLSEDELRVEGEIPKNLLGAFMRDGANVAYQPNQYVYPLDGDGMIHAVYFKDGHVEYKNRWVETNHLKTERKFGRTIYGSVGKLLEVPQEVIDAGGEPSPVRNTANTNVIYHGEKLLAMWEGGFPHLLNNDLSTVGLYDYGGALQPGDALTAHPKICPDTGDLISCTQRWDSANYTVQVFDKHARHKQSMQVEFPRKGIIHDLQITENFIVIFYAPSFHSVEKAMRGEDPFEWEPQLGTKIIAIPRDGVSPQIVFETDAFFSWHFCNGFERDGKIVIDYIWISSIPFAQAQGSGAEKQPRRMHRMTLDPKTRSVNDEQFSDVFCEFSRVDERRMGKDYRLGFATCSNRDWGDAHGYNCTGSFDFKSGEVALWEYGPEANAGEPVHVPNPESDREEDGWLMCYVHNPGEGPFLSIISAGDVAAGPVAKVHIPGRVPNGFHANWMQNLTL; from the coding sequence ATGGATCTGAGTGCCTTTCCCTACCTTCAGGGTAATTACGCTCCTGTCAGCGAAGAGCGAGACTTGTCCGAAGACGAGCTGCGCGTTGAGGGAGAAATCCCCAAAAATCTGCTTGGCGCGTTTATGCGCGACGGTGCGAACGTCGCCTACCAGCCCAACCAATACGTCTATCCATTGGACGGTGACGGCATGATTCACGCTGTGTATTTCAAAGACGGTCACGTCGAATACAAGAATCGCTGGGTAGAAACAAATCATTTGAAAACCGAGCGTAAGTTTGGTCGTACCATCTACGGCAGTGTTGGCAAATTGCTGGAAGTGCCGCAGGAAGTGATTGATGCCGGGGGTGAACCGAGCCCGGTGCGCAATACCGCGAATACCAACGTGATCTATCACGGCGAGAAGTTGCTGGCGATGTGGGAGGGCGGTTTTCCTCATCTGCTCAACAATGATCTCTCTACGGTGGGCTTGTACGATTACGGCGGTGCGCTACAGCCCGGTGATGCGCTCACCGCGCACCCGAAAATCTGCCCTGATACGGGCGACCTGATTTCATGCACTCAACGCTGGGACAGCGCTAATTACACGGTACAGGTGTTCGACAAGCACGCCCGCCACAAGCAGAGCATGCAGGTAGAATTCCCCCGTAAGGGCATCATTCATGATCTACAGATCACTGAAAATTTCATCGTAATTTTCTATGCCCCATCTTTTCACAGTGTGGAAAAGGCCATGCGTGGAGAGGACCCATTCGAGTGGGAGCCGCAACTGGGCACCAAAATTATTGCAATTCCCCGCGACGGTGTAAGCCCACAGATAGTGTTCGAAACGGATGCATTCTTCAGCTGGCACTTCTGCAACGGCTTCGAACGCGATGGCAAGATCGTGATCGACTATATATGGATCAGCTCGATTCCCTTCGCCCAGGCTCAGGGCAGCGGAGCGGAGAAGCAACCGCGGCGCATGCATCGGATGACGCTCGATCCTAAGACCAGAAGCGTGAACGACGAACAGTTCTCCGATGTTTTCTGCGAATTTTCACGCGTGGATGAGCGACGCATGGGTAAGGACTATCGCCTTGGCTTCGCCACCTGCTCCAATCGCGATTGGGGCGATGCGCACGGCTATAACTGCACCGGCAGTTTTGACTTCAAGAGCGGCGAAGTGGCCCTCTGGGAGTATGGTCCGGAAGCCAATGCGGGCGAACCAGTGCACGTTCCGAACCCTGAAAGTGATCGCGAGGAAGACGGTTGGCTCATGTGCTATGTGCACAACCCCGGTGAGGGTCCATTCCTCAGCATTATCAGTGCAGGAGATGTGGCCGCTGGGCCGGTCGCCAAAGTGCACATTCCCGGTCGTGTTCCCAACGGGTTTCACGCCAACTGGATGCAGAATCTAACGCTATGA